One window of the Arthrobacter sp. D5-1 genome contains the following:
- a CDS encoding ribokinase, with product MTTAPKAGIVVVGSLNADLTIYCDRLPQPGETVHGNGFAVNPGGKSANQAVAASKLGGQVCLIGAVGEDPNGTMLLDSTASAGVDVSRVRRSDVATGVAVISVDASGENSIIISAGANGTLRPSDVTPDAFQDAAVVCLCLEVGIDTVTAAAQAGHDAGATVLLNLSPYAEVPEVLAGLSDVLLVNAHEASLFLGAEADIPDAAAETEAWEPVRSQFADRGLQRVLVTLGAHGSVVLDSLAGGTEDQITRIAPTRVSAIDTTGAGDAFTGAVAARLAAGETLADAASFASVAAALAATRKGTQAAYPGIADVEQLRDA from the coding sequence ATGACCACCGCACCCAAGGCGGGAATCGTCGTCGTCGGCTCCCTGAACGCAGACCTCACCATCTACTGCGACCGTCTCCCCCAACCCGGCGAGACAGTTCACGGCAATGGTTTCGCGGTGAACCCGGGCGGCAAGAGTGCCAACCAGGCGGTGGCTGCCAGCAAGCTCGGCGGACAGGTCTGCCTGATCGGCGCAGTAGGCGAGGACCCCAACGGCACCATGCTCCTGGATTCGACAGCCAGCGCCGGAGTGGACGTGTCACGCGTCCGACGCTCCGACGTCGCCACCGGCGTAGCCGTCATTTCGGTGGACGCGAGCGGTGAGAACAGCATCATCATCTCGGCCGGCGCCAACGGTACCCTCAGGCCCTCCGACGTCACGCCGGACGCCTTCCAGGATGCGGCTGTTGTGTGCCTCTGCCTGGAAGTGGGAATCGATACGGTGACCGCCGCCGCCCAAGCAGGGCACGACGCCGGCGCAACCGTTCTGCTCAACCTCTCGCCTTACGCGGAGGTACCGGAAGTCCTGGCTGGCTTGAGCGACGTGTTGTTGGTCAATGCCCACGAGGCGTCGTTGTTCCTTGGCGCCGAAGCGGACATTCCGGACGCCGCAGCAGAAACCGAAGCGTGGGAGCCGGTCCGGAGCCAGTTCGCGGACCGCGGTCTGCAGCGGGTCCTGGTGACCCTCGGCGCACATGGCTCCGTGGTGCTGGATTCGTTGGCGGGTGGAACTGAAGACCAGATCACCCGCATTGCCCCGACACGTGTTTCAGCGATTGACACCACGGGTGCCGGAGACGCCTTCACGGGCGCTGTCGCCGCGCGTCTGGCGGCCGGGGAAACCCTCGCCGATGCCGCATCCTTCGCCTCGGTTGCCGCCGCGTTGGCTGCAACCAGGAAGGGCACGCAGGCCGCGTACCCGGGGATCGCCGACGTCGAGCAACTGCGGGACGCTTAG
- a CDS encoding low molecular weight protein-tyrosine-phosphatase has protein sequence MYSTTSPYRIITVCTGNICRSPMAALMLTEAFDAEGLGQLVAVDSAGTTGYEVGHPIDPRAARVLTAQHIASEDHVARKWRHEWFAERDLILALDVDHFGWLQEGAPDRASLEKVRMFRSFDPSMEGRSSLDLGIEDPWYGGHTDFDNTWTLIKAAIPGIVEYVKAAIASAEAAADNDHQQVTSMT, from the coding sequence ATGTACTCAACGACGAGCCCATACCGCATCATCACGGTCTGCACGGGAAATATCTGCCGCTCGCCCATGGCAGCCCTCATGCTCACCGAAGCCTTCGACGCGGAAGGGCTCGGCCAGCTCGTAGCGGTGGACTCCGCGGGCACCACAGGGTACGAGGTGGGGCATCCGATCGACCCCCGCGCCGCCCGCGTCCTCACAGCCCAGCACATCGCTTCCGAGGACCACGTAGCCCGCAAATGGCGGCATGAATGGTTCGCGGAACGGGACCTGATCCTCGCGCTGGACGTTGACCATTTCGGCTGGCTCCAAGAAGGAGCGCCGGACCGCGCTTCACTCGAAAAAGTGCGAATGTTCCGCAGCTTCGATCCCAGCATGGAAGGGCGCAGCTCCCTGGACCTGGGCATCGAAGACCCCTGGTATGGCGGCCACACCGACTTCGACAACACCTGGACGCTCATCAAAGCCGCCATCCCCGGAATCGTGGAGTACGTCAAAGCAGCGATCGCCTCCGCGGAGGCCGCCGCTGACAACGACCACCAGCAGGTAACCTCTATGACATGA
- a CDS encoding TetR/AcrR family transcriptional regulator, whose product MAWDTERTKGLLLQAATSEFCARGLAGARIDRIAAEAGVNKERIYQYFGNKNALFDAVIVTALSSLMDEVPIEGNGPEAMADYAGRLFDHHQKDATAPRLLFWEGLERGAEVVGLPKRMANCASKVNSTIAALPGISREDAGDLLITIVSLCDAAPVLPALDGLMAGNDPGRAQRRRAAVVRTVYLAAAALAAEASNADPALITQARSADSVTALTQKVT is encoded by the coding sequence ATGGCGTGGGACACAGAGCGAACCAAGGGGCTGCTGCTCCAAGCAGCCACGTCCGAGTTTTGCGCGCGCGGACTTGCAGGAGCCCGCATCGACCGCATTGCCGCAGAAGCCGGGGTCAACAAAGAGCGGATATACCAGTACTTCGGCAATAAGAATGCGCTTTTCGACGCCGTGATCGTCACCGCCCTGAGCTCCCTCATGGATGAAGTACCCATCGAAGGCAACGGGCCAGAGGCCATGGCAGACTACGCCGGCCGACTCTTCGACCACCACCAGAAAGACGCAACGGCACCACGCCTCCTGTTCTGGGAAGGTCTGGAACGCGGCGCGGAGGTTGTTGGGCTGCCGAAGCGGATGGCCAACTGCGCATCGAAGGTCAACAGCACCATCGCCGCCCTCCCCGGCATCTCCAGGGAAGACGCCGGAGACCTGCTCATCACCATCGTGAGCCTCTGCGACGCCGCACCCGTACTGCCGGCACTCGATGGACTGATGGCCGGCAATGACCCCGGCCGCGCGCAAAGGCGACGCGCCGCCGTCGTACGCACCGTTTACCTGGCCGCTGCAGCGCTGGCTGCCGAAGCCTCCAACGCTGATCCGGCCCTCATCACCCAGGCACGTTCCGCGGACTCTGTGACAGCTTTGACACAAAAAGTGACTTAG